The Exiguobacterium aurantiacum DSM 6208 genome includes a window with the following:
- the guaA gene encoding glutamine-hydrolyzing GMP synthase, producing the protein MEQEMILVLDFGGQYNQLITRRVRDLGVYSELHSHKMTAAEIRELAPAGIIFSGGPNSVYAEGAYRCDPEIFELGIPIFGICYGMQLMTHHFGGRVERAAHREYGKATLFSTPEASALYTGLPVEHTVWMSHGDLVMEAPEGFVVDGTNPSCPVASIKNDDLKMYGVQYHPEVRHSEYGNDILKNFIYEVCGAKGEWSMENFIDIEVEKIREIVGNKQVLCALSGGVDSSVVAALVHRAIGDQLTCMFVDHGLLRKNEADSVMKTFADGFNMKVIKIDARDRFMAKLAGVSDPEQKRKIIGNEFIYVFDEEASKLVDMDFLAQGTLYTDIIESGTDTAQTIKSHHNVGGLPEDMNFTLIEPLNTLFKDEVRELGTELGLPDYIVWRQPFPGPGLGIRVLGEITEEKLEIVRESDAILREEVKKAGLERDIWQYFTVLTPIRSVGVMGDERTYDYAVGVRAVTSIDGMTSDWARIPWDVLEKISVRIVNEVSHVNRVLYDITSKPPATIEWE; encoded by the coding sequence ATGGAACAAGAGATGATTTTGGTGCTCGACTTTGGAGGACAGTACAACCAGTTGATCACACGCCGAGTACGTGACCTCGGTGTATACAGTGAGCTTCATTCACACAAGATGACTGCTGCAGAAATTCGGGAGCTCGCTCCGGCCGGCATCATTTTCTCGGGCGGCCCAAACAGTGTTTATGCGGAAGGCGCTTACCGCTGTGACCCGGAAATCTTCGAGCTCGGCATTCCGATTTTCGGGATTTGTTACGGAATGCAGCTCATGACACATCACTTCGGCGGGCGTGTCGAACGTGCGGCACATCGCGAATACGGAAAAGCGACATTGTTCTCGACGCCGGAAGCGTCAGCACTCTACACAGGCCTCCCAGTAGAGCATACCGTCTGGATGAGCCACGGCGACCTCGTCATGGAAGCGCCAGAAGGATTTGTCGTTGACGGAACGAACCCGTCTTGCCCGGTAGCGTCGATTAAAAACGATGACCTTAAAATGTACGGTGTTCAATACCACCCGGAAGTCCGCCATTCGGAATACGGAAACGATATTTTGAAGAACTTCATCTATGAAGTATGTGGCGCTAAAGGGGAATGGTCGATGGAAAACTTCATCGATATCGAAGTCGAGAAGATTCGTGAGATCGTCGGGAACAAGCAAGTGCTTTGTGCCTTGTCTGGCGGTGTCGACTCATCGGTCGTCGCGGCGCTCGTTCATCGCGCGATTGGCGATCAGTTGACATGTATGTTCGTCGACCACGGTTTGCTCCGCAAAAACGAGGCGGACAGTGTCATGAAGACGTTCGCTGACGGCTTCAACATGAAAGTCATTAAAATCGACGCGCGCGACCGCTTCATGGCGAAGCTCGCAGGTGTTTCTGATCCAGAACAAAAGCGGAAAATCATCGGCAACGAGTTCATCTACGTGTTTGACGAAGAAGCGTCTAAACTTGTCGACATGGACTTCCTAGCCCAAGGAACACTGTACACGGACATTATCGAGAGTGGAACAGACACGGCGCAGACGATCAAGTCGCACCATAACGTCGGCGGCCTTCCGGAAGATATGAACTTTACGTTGATCGAGCCACTCAACACGCTCTTTAAAGATGAAGTGCGTGAACTCGGAACCGAGCTCGGTCTCCCGGATTACATCGTCTGGCGTCAGCCGTTCCCGGGTCCAGGTCTTGGGATCCGTGTCCTCGGTGAAATCACAGAAGAGAAGCTCGAAATCGTCCGTGAATCGGATGCGATTCTCCGTGAAGAAGTGAAAAAAGCCGGACTCGAACGCGATATTTGGCAATACTTCACTGTTCTCACACCAATCCGCTCAGTCGGCGTCATGGGGGATGAGCGCACGTATGACTATGCAGTCGGCGTCCGTGCCGTCACCTCGATCGACGGGATGACGTCGGATTGGGCCCGCATCCCTTGGGACGTGCTCGAAAAGATCTCGGTTCGGATCGTCAATGAAGTCAGTCACGTCAACCGGGTGCTGTACGACATCACGTCGAAGCCACCAGCGACGATCGAGTGGGAGTAA